The following coding sequences lie in one Notolabrus celidotus isolate fNotCel1 chromosome 20, fNotCel1.pri, whole genome shotgun sequence genomic window:
- the socs3a gene encoding suppressor of cytokine signaling 3a, with translation MVTYSKFDFRMSSSFLDSSNMRLPQRYKTFSSKTQYQMVLDTLHKLQESGFYWGAVNGKEANAMLATEATGTFLIRDSSDNRHLFALSVKTASGTKNLRIQCDSSSFYLQTDPKNIQSVPHFDCVLKLVHYYMSQSKGNTRSGSIYYIYSAGQKIPLELIKPLSCSLSTLQHLCRKTVNGHLDISSRRDQLPHPLKEFLQEYDAPI, from the coding sequence ATGGTAACTTACAGCAAGTTTGACTTCAGGATGAGCAGCAGCTTCTTGGACTCCTCCAACATGCGGCTGCCTCAGCGTTACAAGACTTTCTCCTCCAAGACACAGTACCAGATGGTCCTGGACACGCTCCACAAGCTGCAGGAGAGCGGCTTCTACTGGGGCGCCGTCAACGGAAAGGAGGCCAACGCCATGCTGGCAACTGAAGCCACTGGGACGTTCCTCATCCGGGACAGCTCGGACAATAGGCACCTTTTTGCCCTGAGTGTCAAAACTGCATCTGGCACCAAAAACCTGCGCATCCAATGTGACTCATCCTCTTTTTACCTGCAGACAGACCCTAAAAACATTCAATCTGTCCCCCACTTTGACTGTGTCCTCAAGCTGGTGCATTACTACATGTCTCAGAGCAAAGGCAACACACGCAGTGGGAGTATCTACTACATTTACTCTGCAGGGCAGAAGATCCCCCTGGAGCTCATCAAACCTCTCTCATGTAGCTTATCCACTTTGCAGCACCTGTGCAGGAAAACAGTGAATGGACATTTAGACATTTCCTCCAGAAGAGACCAACTTCCTCATCCTCTGAAGGAGTTTCTCCAGGAGTATGATGCTCCTATCTAG